From a single Paenibacillus sp. FSL R5-0345 genomic region:
- a CDS encoding beta-ketoacyl-ACP synthase III: MRQLRPVGIIGTGKYVPEKILTNSDLEKIVETNDEWIVSRTGIRERHIAAPHEATSDLAYEAALKALDSAGMKAEDLDLIIIATVTPDSAFPSTACILQDKLGAKGAAAFDLSAACSGFVYSLATAVGFIQNGMYNNALIIGADTLSRITDYTDRNTCVLFGDGAGAVIIGEVPEGRGFQSFDLGAEGSGGNLLKLEAGGSRLPASQQTVEDKKHFIYMNGREVFKFAVRVMGSATERVLTKAGLGKEDIDLFVPHQANIRIIQSAMQRLDLPPEKCVINVDKYANTSAASIPLALVEAAEEGRMKEGDTVLMVGFGGGLTWGASVLIW; encoded by the coding sequence ATGAGACAGTTGCGACCGGTTGGGATTATAGGAACTGGGAAATATGTACCTGAGAAAATATTGACAAATAGTGATCTGGAAAAAATAGTGGAGACTAACGATGAATGGATCGTCAGTCGGACAGGCATCCGTGAAAGACATATTGCTGCGCCTCATGAGGCAACTTCTGATCTAGCGTATGAAGCAGCCCTAAAGGCACTTGATTCCGCGGGAATGAAAGCCGAAGATTTGGATCTTATCATTATTGCAACAGTAACACCTGACAGTGCCTTTCCTTCTACAGCCTGCATTTTGCAGGATAAACTGGGTGCTAAAGGTGCTGCGGCGTTTGACTTGTCGGCTGCCTGCTCTGGTTTTGTATACAGCTTAGCGACAGCGGTTGGATTTATTCAGAACGGAATGTACAATAATGCACTTATTATAGGTGCGGATACTTTGTCCCGCATCACAGATTATACGGATCGTAATACTTGTGTCTTGTTCGGTGATGGAGCAGGTGCAGTTATCATTGGTGAGGTTCCAGAAGGTCGTGGTTTCCAATCCTTTGATCTAGGTGCTGAAGGCTCTGGAGGGAACTTGCTTAAGTTAGAAGCCGGCGGTTCACGCTTGCCTGCATCTCAGCAAACCGTTGAAGATAAGAAACATTTCATTTATATGAATGGCCGTGAAGTCTTTAAGTTTGCAGTTCGTGTGATGGGCTCAGCTACAGAACGTGTGCTTACTAAAGCTGGTCTGGGTAAAGAAGATATTGATTTGTTCGTACCGCATCAAGCGAATATTCGTATCATTCAATCCGCTATGCAGCGTCTTGATTTGCCACCAGAGAAATGTGTGATCAATGTTGATAAGTATGCCAATACTTCGGCTGCCTCTATTCCGTTAGCTCTTGTTGAAGCTGCGGAAGAAGGACGTATGAAAGAAGGCGACACCGTCCTGATGGTTGGTTTCGGCGGTGGCTTAACTTGGGGCGCATCTGTATTGATTTGGTAA
- the plsX gene encoding phosphate acyltransferase PlsX — protein MLIAIDAMGGDNAPECNVEGALSAAAEWKDTQIVLVGDEARLEPLLRDKPSNLTIRHAGDVIGSDEEPVKAVRRKKDSSMVVAGRMVREGEADAMISSGNTGALMTTGLLVVGRMQGIERPALAPMIPTLDDVGVLALDLGANMDAKPEHLVQYALMGTIYRNKVHGIAKPRVGLLNVGTEPGKGNELTKVAYPLLENLPGIHFIGNVEARDVLTGNCDVLVCDGFAGNILLKSLEGTAGALFSLLKEQFSRSLKTKLGAAMLMPELRALKGKMDYKEHGGAPLLGLSGLVVKGHGSSDGNAVKNAVRQARIALQAELVPSISKEISGK, from the coding sequence GTGCTGATCGCCATTGATGCCATGGGCGGGGACAACGCTCCTGAATGTAATGTCGAGGGGGCGTTGTCCGCGGCCGCGGAATGGAAAGATACGCAGATTGTGCTCGTTGGTGACGAAGCCAGATTAGAGCCACTGCTGAGGGACAAACCGTCCAATCTGACAATACGTCATGCAGGAGATGTCATTGGTTCTGATGAAGAGCCAGTTAAGGCGGTTCGTCGTAAAAAAGATTCATCCATGGTTGTAGCTGGAAGAATGGTCCGCGAAGGTGAAGCAGATGCTATGATTTCGTCAGGCAACACGGGTGCGTTAATGACTACAGGACTCCTCGTAGTTGGCCGGATGCAGGGGATTGAACGTCCTGCTCTGGCGCCTATGATTCCGACGCTGGACGATGTTGGCGTATTGGCGCTTGATCTTGGTGCCAACATGGATGCGAAGCCTGAACATCTGGTGCAATATGCACTGATGGGAACCATTTATCGAAACAAAGTGCATGGTATTGCTAAGCCGAGAGTCGGACTTCTGAATGTAGGAACAGAGCCTGGAAAGGGCAATGAACTGACAAAAGTAGCCTATCCACTGCTTGAGAACTTGCCAGGCATTCATTTTATCGGTAATGTTGAGGCACGTGACGTGCTTACAGGGAACTGTGATGTGCTTGTCTGCGATGGATTTGCCGGTAACATTTTACTGAAGTCACTAGAGGGTACGGCGGGTGCATTGTTCTCTTTGCTGAAGGAGCAATTTAGTCGTTCTCTGAAAACTAAGCTTGGCGCGGCTATGCTGATGCCAGAGCTTAGAGCTCTAAAAGGTAAAATGGACTACAAAGAGCACGGTGGTGCACCTCTGCTCGGTCTTAGCGGATTGGTAGTGAAAGGGCACGGATCTTCAGATGGAAATGCGGTTAAAAATGCGGTAAGACAAGCGCGGATTGCTCTGCAAGCTGAGCTTGTGCCAAGTATATCCAAGGAAATTAGCGGGAAGTGA
- the fabG gene encoding 3-oxoacyl-[acyl-carrier-protein] reductase, with amino-acid sequence MFSALRGQTALVTGGSRGIGRSIALALAEHGVKVAVNYAGSEAAAHETVARIAELGSEGIALRGDVGNSEQAESLVKEVLNTWGRIDIVVNNAGITRDNLIMRMKEEEFDQVIETNLKGVFNCLKAATRPMMKQRYGRIINISSVVGVTGNPGQANYSAAKAGVIGLTKAAARELSSRGITVNCIAPGFIDTDMTRELSDEVRSELEKGIPLARLGRPEEIAMAVVFLASEGAAYMTGQTLHVDGGMYM; translated from the coding sequence ATGTTCTCAGCATTGCGGGGCCAGACAGCCCTTGTAACTGGCGGCTCACGTGGCATTGGTCGCAGCATCGCACTTGCTCTTGCAGAACACGGCGTAAAGGTTGCCGTGAACTATGCAGGGAGTGAAGCTGCGGCACACGAGACTGTGGCTCGTATTGCCGAGCTTGGCTCGGAGGGGATTGCGCTCCGTGGAGATGTCGGCAATAGTGAACAGGCCGAGAGCCTTGTGAAAGAGGTTCTTAATACCTGGGGACGTATTGACATTGTTGTCAATAATGCCGGCATTACTAGGGATAACTTGATTATGCGCATGAAAGAGGAAGAGTTCGATCAAGTGATTGAGACGAATCTGAAAGGTGTGTTTAACTGTCTTAAGGCAGCTACACGTCCGATGATGAAACAGCGCTACGGTCGAATCATTAATATTTCCTCGGTTGTGGGTGTAACAGGTAACCCTGGTCAGGCTAATTACTCTGCAGCAAAGGCCGGTGTCATCGGTCTAACCAAAGCTGCCGCTCGTGAGCTCTCTTCACGGGGCATCACTGTTAACTGTATCGCTCCTGGGTTTATTGATACAGATATGACGCGTGAGCTCTCTGATGAGGTTCGCAGTGAGCTAGAGAAGGGCATTCCACTAGCTCGCCTTGGGCGTCCGGAAGAGATAGCTATGGCAGTTGTTTTCCTGGCTTCTGAAGGCGCCGCTTATATGACCGGCCAGACACTACACGTGGATGGCGGGATGTATATGTAA
- a CDS encoding acyl carrier protein, with protein MSDVLERVKRIVIDRLGADEAEVTLEASFKDDLGADSLDVVELVMELEDEFDMEISDEDAETITTVGEVVKYIQSHT; from the coding sequence ATGTCCGATGTATTAGAGCGTGTAAAACGCATTGTCATCGACCGCTTAGGTGCCGATGAAGCTGAGGTAACATTAGAAGCGTCTTTCAAAGATGATTTAGGTGCTGATTCTCTTGATGTAGTAGAATTGGTTATGGAATTGGAAGATGAATTCGACATGGAAATCTCTGATGAAGATGCAGAGACCATTACGACCGTGGGTGAAGTTGTGAAGTACATACAATCTCATACCTAG
- the fabD gene encoding ACP S-malonyltransferase: MGKIAFVFPGQGAQAVGMGKDVYDALPNSRAVFEKGDEVLGFPLSKLIFEGPDSELKQTVNTQPALLTASVAYLEALREQDLKPDYVAGHSLGEYSALVAAGVLSYEDAVTLVRLRGRFMEEAVPGGQGAMAAVLGAEREALAVLCQNVSDESGVVELANVNCPGQIVVSGSQEGVNGVVQRVKEAGGKRAIPLEVSGPFHSSMMRAAADRLAEELKKVTFNTPNVPVIVNVTASPVTDPEEIRELLVRQVYSPVLWQDSIEWLIADGVDTFVEIGSGSVLAGLIRKIDKTVKVININTLESVQTVL; the protein is encoded by the coding sequence ATGGGTAAAATTGCATTTGTCTTTCCCGGTCAGGGAGCGCAAGCAGTTGGAATGGGTAAGGATGTTTATGATGCTCTTCCAAACAGCCGAGCAGTGTTCGAGAAAGGGGATGAAGTTCTCGGATTTCCGCTGAGCAAGCTGATTTTTGAAGGACCGGACAGTGAGCTGAAACAGACTGTGAACACGCAGCCAGCGCTTCTTACAGCTAGCGTTGCTTATCTTGAAGCTCTACGTGAACAAGATTTGAAGCCTGATTATGTTGCCGGTCATAGCCTTGGTGAATACAGCGCGCTAGTAGCAGCGGGTGTATTGTCATATGAAGATGCTGTAACACTTGTACGCTTAAGAGGCCGTTTCATGGAAGAAGCTGTTCCAGGGGGCCAAGGTGCAATGGCGGCAGTGCTTGGTGCGGAACGTGAAGCACTGGCTGTATTATGCCAAAATGTATCTGATGAAAGTGGTGTTGTAGAGCTGGCTAACGTCAACTGTCCGGGTCAGATCGTTGTTTCCGGATCTCAGGAAGGCGTTAATGGTGTTGTGCAGCGTGTTAAAGAAGCAGGTGGTAAGCGTGCGATTCCGCTAGAAGTAAGTGGACCTTTTCACTCTTCTATGATGAGAGCTGCTGCGGATCGTTTGGCAGAAGAGTTGAAGAAAGTAACCTTCAATACTCCAAATGTGCCTGTCATCGTTAATGTCACTGCGTCACCGGTAACAGATCCCGAAGAAATTCGCGAACTGCTTGTTCGTCAGGTGTATTCTCCTGTGCTTTGGCAGGACAGTATTGAATGGTTGATTGCAGATGGTGTAGATACTTTTGTTGAGATTGGTTCTGGCAGTGTTCTGGCTGGTCTAATCCGCAAAATAGACAAAACAGTCAAAGTAATCAACATTAATACACTTGAAAGTGTCCAAACTGTTTTGTAA